Proteins found in one Planctomycetia bacterium genomic segment:
- a CDS encoding D-mannonate oxidoreductase — protein sequence MADGFLENLFSLRGRTAVVVGGTGVLGGALADGLAGAGAFVVIAGRGADRGAARVAAIRAAGGDGMFVSVDACDRASVKALLDATVAARGRADILVNCAGVNSALPYFDIPDEDFTKIIDTNLKSTHLGCQIFGGHMADLGGGAILNLGSVSADKPLSKVFVYSASKAAVVNYTKNVARELAPRGVRVNVLCPGFFPAEQNRKILSPERTASIMGKTPMARFGNPEELVGAAILLCAPVAGSFITGAELYVDGGFTGMSI from the coding sequence ATGGCCGACGGCTTCCTGGAAAACCTGTTCAGCCTGAGGGGCCGCACGGCCGTCGTTGTCGGCGGCACGGGCGTGCTCGGCGGGGCGCTGGCCGACGGCCTCGCCGGCGCGGGCGCCTTCGTCGTCATCGCCGGCCGGGGCGCGGACCGGGGTGCGGCCCGCGTGGCAGCGATCCGGGCCGCCGGCGGCGACGGCATGTTTGTCAGCGTGGACGCCTGCGACCGGGCGAGCGTCAAGGCTCTGCTCGACGCCACCGTCGCCGCCCGCGGCCGGGCCGACATCCTCGTCAACTGCGCCGGCGTCAACTCGGCGCTGCCCTACTTCGACATCCCCGACGAGGATTTCACGAAGATCATCGACACGAACCTGAAGAGCACGCACCTCGGCTGCCAGATCTTCGGCGGCCACATGGCCGACCTCGGCGGCGGCGCGATCCTGAACCTCGGCAGCGTGTCGGCCGACAAGCCGCTCTCGAAGGTCTTCGTCTATTCCGCCTCCAAGGCCGCAGTGGTGAACTACACCAAGAACGTGGCCCGCGAACTCGCGCCCCGCGGCGTCCGCGTCAACGTCCTCTGCCCGGGCTTCTTTCCGGCGGAGCAAAACCGCAAGATCCTCTCCCCCGAGCGGACGGCGTCGATCATGGGCAAGACCCCGATGGCCCGCTTCGGCAACCCGGAGGAGCTGGTGGGCGCCGCGATCCTGCTCTGCGCCCCGGTGGCGGGCAGTTTCATCACCGGCGCCGAGCTGTACGTCGACGGCGGGTTCACGGGGATGAGCATCTGA
- the queG gene encoding epoxyqueuosine reductase: MGADASSLNTPLLLRDLRAEAERLGFSRLGIAPAVPPPHHDRLRSWLAAGFAGGMASWLERHEPLRADPGSLLPAARSVIVLATDHATGGAEAAAVAPGRGLVARYARGDDYHDLLRARGNALAAWLESRVACRTRAVVDSAPLSERDYGLLAGLGWIGKNTMLIDPRAGSFFLLTAILTDLELPPEVPLEVDHCGTCTACLDACPTGALPEPRLLDARRCISAITIEEQGPIPRDRRAEMADWIFGCDICQEVCPWNRHAPGSDEPAFQPRRGESTVSLADLLGLGVREFRERFAGSPILRAKRRGLLRSAAVALGNRPDPAALPALVGALADHEPVIRGAAAWALGRWLQAGVLPDEARAALAGRLADETDGDVRAEIGAALADETG, encoded by the coding sequence ATGGGCGCCGACGCATCTTCCTTGAACACGCCGCTCCTCCTCCGCGACCTGCGTGCCGAGGCCGAGCGGCTGGGTTTCTCCCGGCTCGGGATCGCCCCGGCTGTGCCGCCGCCCCATCACGACCGGCTTCGCTCCTGGCTCGCGGCCGGCTTCGCGGGGGGCATGGCGAGCTGGCTGGAGCGACACGAGCCGTTGCGGGCCGATCCCGGCAGCCTGCTCCCGGCCGCCCGGAGCGTGATCGTTCTGGCGACGGACCATGCGACCGGCGGCGCGGAGGCGGCGGCGGTCGCGCCCGGCCGGGGGCTCGTCGCCCGCTACGCCCGCGGGGACGACTACCACGACCTGCTCCGGGCGCGGGGCAACGCGCTCGCCGCCTGGCTCGAGTCGCGGGTCGCATGCCGGACGCGGGCGGTGGTCGATTCGGCACCGCTTTCCGAGCGCGACTACGGTCTTCTCGCCGGCCTCGGCTGGATCGGCAAGAACACGATGCTCATCGATCCCCGGGCCGGCAGCTTCTTCCTGCTGACGGCGATCCTCACCGACCTGGAACTACCCCCCGAGGTGCCGCTCGAGGTCGATCACTGCGGTACCTGCACGGCCTGTCTCGATGCCTGCCCGACCGGTGCCCTGCCGGAGCCGCGGCTGCTCGACGCGCGGCGCTGCATCAGTGCCATCACGATCGAGGAGCAGGGGCCGATCCCGCGCGACCGGCGCGCGGAGATGGCCGACTGGATCTTTGGCTGCGACATCTGTCAGGAGGTCTGCCCGTGGAACAGGCACGCTCCGGGCTCGGACGAGCCCGCCTTCCAGCCGCGGCGCGGGGAGTCGACCGTGTCGTTGGCTGATCTGCTCGGGCTCGGCGTGCGGGAGTTTCGTGAGCGCTTCGCCGGATCGCCGATCCTGCGGGCGAAGCGGCGCGGGCTGTTGCGGTCGGCGGCGGTTGCCCTCGGCAACCGTCCCGATCCGGCGGCCCTGCCGGCGCTCGTCGGGGCGCTTGCCGATCATGAGCCGGTGATTCGCGGTGCCGCGGCCTGGGCGTTGGGCCGCTGGCTGCAGGCGGGCGTGCTGCCGGACGAGGCCCGCGCCGCGCTCGCCGGCCGGCTGGCGGATGAGACGGATGGCGACGTCCGCGCGGAAATCGGCGCCGCCCTCGCCGACGAGACGGGGTGA
- the g6pD gene encoding glucose-6-phosphate 1-dehydrogenase, producing the protein MSHTIVIFGASGDLTSRKLVPALYNLRQSGALPADTRIVGFSRTPLSDAEWRASLRETTAKHCQCGPIDDAAWTAFASTIHYQPGDIEQADDFHKLAARLDGLEGATATTRIYYLATAPQFYPVVVAALGAHGLAAETAGPRRIVVEKPFGTDLATARDLNARLHAVFTEDQVFRIDHYLGKESVQNILALRFANTIFEPVWNRRYVDHVQITVAEEVKVGRRGSYYETAGVLRDMFQNHLLQLLMVTAMEAPVRFEATAVRNEKVKVLDAIRPLAADEIAAAGVRGQYRGYRAEPGVAADSRTATFGAVRLEIDNWRWQGVPFYLRSGKAMSCRTTQIVIGFRQPPLELFAAGRRTFHREANRLVIQIQPAEGIQLHFHTKVPGEGMRLRLTDLEFSYSREFAGRLPEAYEPLLLDVLDGDASLFARADEVEKSWEIIDPFVRAWTGTDLPPIDAYEPGDWGPLASAEWMAAQGRTWFDLCPVLT; encoded by the coding sequence ATGTCCCACACCATCGTCATCTTCGGCGCTTCCGGCGACCTCACCAGCCGCAAGCTCGTTCCCGCGCTCTACAACCTGCGCCAGTCCGGTGCGCTCCCGGCCGACACGCGGATCGTTGGCTTCTCACGGACGCCCCTGAGCGACGCCGAATGGCGGGCAAGCCTCCGCGAGACGACCGCGAAGCACTGCCAGTGCGGGCCGATCGACGACGCGGCCTGGACCGCCTTCGCGTCCACCATTCACTACCAGCCCGGCGACATCGAGCAGGCCGACGACTTCCACAAGCTCGCCGCCCGCCTCGACGGCCTCGAGGGGGCGACCGCCACGACCCGGATCTACTACCTCGCCACCGCGCCGCAGTTCTACCCCGTCGTCGTCGCGGCCCTTGGCGCCCATGGCCTCGCCGCCGAGACGGCCGGCCCACGGCGGATCGTCGTCGAGAAACCGTTCGGAACCGATTTGGCCACGGCCCGTGACCTGAACGCCCGCCTCCACGCCGTGTTCACCGAAGACCAGGTGTTTCGCATCGATCACTATCTCGGCAAGGAGTCGGTGCAGAACATTCTCGCCCTGCGGTTCGCCAACACGATCTTCGAGCCGGTCTGGAACCGGCGCTACGTCGACCATGTGCAGATCACGGTAGCGGAGGAGGTGAAGGTCGGCCGGCGCGGATCCTACTACGAAACCGCCGGCGTCCTGCGCGACATGTTCCAGAACCACCTTCTCCAGTTGCTCATGGTGACGGCCATGGAGGCGCCGGTGCGGTTCGAGGCGACCGCCGTCCGCAACGAGAAGGTCAAGGTGCTCGACGCCATCCGGCCGCTCGCAGCCGACGAGATCGCAGCCGCCGGCGTCCGTGGCCAGTACCGGGGCTACCGGGCGGAGCCCGGCGTCGCGGCCGACAGCCGCACGGCGACGTTCGGCGCGGTGCGGCTGGAGATCGACAACTGGCGCTGGCAGGGCGTCCCCTTCTACCTGCGCAGCGGCAAGGCGATGAGCTGCCGCACGACGCAGATCGTCATCGGCTTTCGTCAGCCGCCGCTGGAACTGTTCGCCGCCGGCCGGCGGACGTTCCACCGCGAGGCAAACCGGCTCGTGATCCAGATCCAGCCCGCCGAGGGGATCCAGCTCCACTTCCACACCAAGGTGCCGGGGGAGGGGATGCGGCTCCGGCTCACGGATCTGGAGTTCAGCTACTCCCGCGAGTTCGCCGGCCGGCTGCCGGAGGCCTACGAGCCGCTGCTCCTCGACGTCCTCGACGGCGACGCCAGCCTCTTCGCCCGCGCCGACGAGGTGGAGAAGTCGTGGGAGATCATCGATCCGTTCGTGCGGGCCTGGACCGGCACCGACCTGCCGCCGATCGACGCCTACGAGCCGGGCGACTGGGGCCCGTTGGCGAGCGCCGAGTGGATGGCGGCCCAGGGGCGGACGTGGTTCGACCTCTGCCCGGTGCTCACATGA
- the 6pgD gene encoding 6-phosphogluconate dehydrogenase, decarboxylating, whose amino-acid sequence MGRERGCDIGLIGLAVMGENLALNIASRGYSIAVYNRTTSVTDAFTSGRGRLPNVTGCHTLPDLVAALERPRKLMMMVKAGSAVDDLIRTLIPLLSPGDVLIDGGNTLPSDTDRRTREVEAAGLLYVGTGVSGGEEGALKGPSLMPGGSPAAWPLVKPIFQAIAAKVGPQGDIPCCDWVGPRGAGNYVKMVHNGIEYGDMQLICEAYWLLKHGAGLTNPELARVFADWNRGDLDSYLIEITRDIFTVRDPDTGDFLVDLILDKAGAKGTGKWMSQLALDLGVPSTLVTEAVYARCLSALKDARGRASQVLQGPDMANRGNKAEFIEQVRQALYASKIASYAQGFVQLAAAAKEQDWPLDYASIAMMWRGGCIIRARFLERIAEAYRDRPDLENLMLAPYFTEALATAQKAWRHVVASAATIGVPVPAFMSALAYYDGYRHASLPANLLQAQRDYFGAHTYERTDKPGTFHSEWLDLRTPMT is encoded by the coding sequence ATGGGACGCGAGCGGGGATGCGACATCGGCCTGATCGGCTTGGCCGTGATGGGGGAGAACCTGGCCCTCAACATCGCCAGCCGGGGCTATTCGATCGCCGTCTACAACCGCACCACGAGTGTCACCGACGCCTTCACATCGGGTCGCGGCCGGCTCCCCAACGTCACGGGCTGCCACACGCTCCCCGACCTCGTCGCGGCCCTCGAGCGGCCCCGCAAGCTGATGATGATGGTCAAGGCCGGGTCGGCCGTCGACGATCTCATCAGGACCCTGATCCCCCTGCTCTCCCCCGGTGACGTCCTCATCGACGGCGGCAACACGCTCCCCTCCGACACCGACCGGCGCACCCGCGAGGTCGAGGCGGCTGGGCTCCTGTACGTCGGCACCGGCGTCTCCGGCGGCGAGGAGGGCGCGCTCAAGGGGCCGAGTCTCATGCCGGGCGGCTCGCCCGCCGCCTGGCCGCTCGTGAAGCCGATCTTCCAGGCGATCGCCGCCAAGGTCGGGCCGCAGGGCGACATCCCCTGCTGCGACTGGGTGGGCCCGCGCGGCGCCGGCAACTACGTGAAGATGGTCCACAACGGCATCGAGTACGGCGACATGCAGCTGATCTGCGAGGCCTACTGGCTGCTCAAGCACGGCGCCGGCCTGACCAACCCGGAACTCGCCCGGGTGTTCGCCGACTGGAACCGGGGAGACCTCGACAGCTACCTGATCGAGATCACCCGCGACATCTTCACGGTCCGCGACCCCGACACCGGCGACTTCCTCGTCGACCTGATCCTCGACAAGGCGGGGGCCAAGGGAACCGGCAAGTGGATGAGCCAATTGGCCCTCGACCTCGGCGTGCCGAGCACGCTCGTCACCGAGGCCGTCTACGCCCGCTGTCTCTCCGCCCTCAAGGACGCCCGCGGCCGCGCGAGCCAAGTCTTGCAGGGCCCCGACATGGCCAACCGGGGCAACAAGGCCGAGTTCATCGAACAGGTCCGCCAGGCGCTCTACGCCTCCAAGATCGCCAGCTACGCCCAGGGCTTCGTGCAGCTCGCCGCCGCCGCCAAGGAGCAGGACTGGCCGCTCGACTACGCCTCGATCGCCATGATGTGGCGTGGCGGCTGCATCATCCGCGCCCGGTTCCTGGAGCGGATCGCCGAGGCCTACCGCGACCGGCCCGACCTCGAGAACCTGATGCTCGCCCCGTACTTCACGGAAGCCCTCGCCACTGCCCAGAAGGCATGGCGGCACGTCGTCGCCAGCGCTGCCACGATCGGCGTGCCCGTGCCGGCGTTCATGTCGGCCCTCGCCTACTACGACGGCTACCGGCACGCCAGCCTGCCGGCGAACCTGCTCCAGGCCCAGCGCGACTACTTCGGCGCCCACACCTACGAGCGGACGGACAAGCCGGGCACGTTCCACTCCGAGTGGCTCGACCTGCGCACGCCCATGACCTGA
- a CDS encoding tRNA-dihydrouridine synthase: MTAAAQAGATLTSRPGPFSIGGVAIESPVVQAALSGYSDLPMRVLARRHGAAYALCEVLLDRFVVEAGRSRRNSARLAVAADEHPVGGQLMGANPDDFPPAARRLVAEGYDVIDVNFGCPVKKVLGRCRGGYLLSQPATALEIVARVRDAVPAHVPVTLKMRRGIDDSPRSRDDFWTIFDGAFARGAAAITVHGRTVQQKYVGPSDWEFLAEVKRHAGSRIVIGSGDLFSAQACVAMLERTGVDAVSIARGAIGNPWIFNQARALIAGGPPLPPPTIHEQRAVLEEHWALSMELHGEAVAGRSMRKFAIKYARVHPEHRAVRDAFIAVKVNADWQRVLDGFYAADGPGRDPAADVDEVTSCEA; encoded by the coding sequence ATGACGGCCGCGGCCCAGGCGGGGGCCACGCTGACCAGCCGCCCAGGTCCGTTCTCCATCGGCGGCGTCGCGATCGAGTCGCCGGTCGTGCAGGCCGCGCTGTCGGGCTACAGCGACCTGCCGATGCGGGTGCTCGCCCGGCGGCACGGCGCGGCCTACGCGCTCTGCGAGGTGCTGCTCGACCGGTTCGTCGTCGAGGCGGGCCGGAGCCGGCGCAACTCGGCCCGGCTCGCGGTGGCTGCCGATGAGCATCCCGTCGGCGGTCAGTTGATGGGCGCGAACCCCGACGATTTCCCGCCGGCAGCGCGGCGGCTCGTGGCCGAGGGCTATGACGTCATCGACGTCAACTTCGGCTGCCCGGTCAAGAAGGTGCTGGGCCGCTGCCGTGGCGGCTACCTGCTGTCGCAGCCGGCCACGGCCCTGGAGATCGTGGCCCGCGTCCGCGATGCGGTGCCGGCGCACGTCCCCGTCACGCTCAAGATGCGGCGCGGCATCGACGACTCTCCACGGAGCCGCGACGACTTCTGGACGATCTTCGACGGCGCCTTCGCCCGCGGTGCGGCGGCGATCACCGTCCATGGCCGAACCGTCCAGCAGAAGTACGTCGGCCCCAGCGACTGGGAGTTTCTGGCCGAGGTGAAGCGACATGCCGGCAGCCGCATCGTGATCGGCTCGGGCGACCTGTTTTCCGCGCAGGCCTGCGTGGCGATGCTCGAGCGCACCGGCGTCGACGCCGTGAGCATCGCCCGGGGGGCGATCGGCAATCCATGGATCTTCAACCAGGCCCGGGCCCTGATCGCGGGCGGCCCGCCCCTGCCCCCGCCGACGATCCACGAACAACGGGCCGTCCTCGAGGAGCACTGGGCGCTGTCGATGGAACTCCACGGCGAGGCGGTCGCCGGCCGCAGCATGCGGAAGTTCGCCATCAAGTATGCCCGCGTGCATCCGGAGCACCGTGCCGTCCGCGACGCCTTCATCGCCGTGAAGGTCAACGCCGACTGGCAGCGCGTGCTCGACGGCTTTTACGCCGCCGACGGCCCCGGTCGCGACCCCGCCGCCGACGTCGATGAAGTCACCTCATGCGAGGCGTGA